In Magnetospirillum sp. XM-1, a single window of DNA contains:
- a CDS encoding multiprotein-bridging factor 1 family protein, with product MQNVRQPKVRATAEPGFGNRFHLGCSCFQWRETLFVIASPRDNLAFIMAGSSAKDNINNGRLGNKMDSAQCRAARALLGWAQDELAAASKVNKKTIADFERGARRPYDRTLRDLQEAMEAMGVKFLEDGEVAGGGTGVRLSQTSVP from the coding sequence ATGCAAAATGTCCGGCAGCCAAAGGTCCGGGCGACGGCTGAGCCAGGGTTCGGTAACAGATTTCATCTGGGTTGCTCCTGCTTCCAGTGGCGCGAGACATTATTTGTCATTGCCTCGCCGCGTGATAACCTTGCATTTATAATGGCAGGTTCGAGCGCCAAGGACAACATAAATAATGGAAGGTTGGGTAATAAAATGGATTCTGCGCAGTGTCGAGCCGCGAGAGCGCTCTTGGGATGGGCGCAAGATGAACTTGCTGCGGCATCAAAAGTGAACAAGAAGACCATTGCTGATTTTGAGCGTGGGGCTCGCCGCCCCTACGATCGGACGCTCCGAGATCTTCAGGAGGCAATGGAGGCGATGGGGGTTAAATTCTTAGAAGATGGAGAGGTTGCTGGCGGAGGAACTGGGGTTCGTCTAAGCCAAACTTCCGTGCCATAG
- a CDS encoding Spy/CpxP family protein refolding chaperone gives MKILSCCAVAMAVVMAATGAARAADHMDHMAHMATNPVTPDHMQVMCGDMDAKMAGHLAYAEVKLGLGESQKVAFSKLKETMKAAHEPMKKVCAEIVAQPPATTLPTHMERMRKMMEVRVSVMGKVIPAMTGFYDTLTPEQKKTADALMMSHHAGMGH, from the coding sequence ATGAAGATTCTTTCCTGCTGCGCCGTTGCTATGGCTGTTGTAATGGCCGCGACTGGTGCCGCCCGTGCCGCTGATCATATGGATCATATGGCTCATATGGCGACCAATCCAGTCACGCCGGACCACATGCAGGTCATGTGCGGTGACATGGACGCCAAGATGGCGGGCCATCTGGCCTATGCTGAGGTAAAGCTGGGGTTGGGCGAGTCTCAGAAGGTGGCTTTTTCCAAGCTGAAAGAAACCATGAAGGCGGCTCACGAACCCATGAAGAAGGTCTGTGCCGAGATCGTTGCCCAGCCCCCCGCGACCACACTCCCGACCCATATGGAGCGTATGCGCAAGATGATGGAGGTGCGTGTCAGCGTCATGGGTAAGGTGATCCCCGCCATGACCGGCTTCTACGACACACTGACCCCAGAGCAAAAAAAGACTGCCGACGCTCTGATGATGAGCCATCACGCGGGCATGGGGCACTAA
- a CDS encoding ATP-binding protein: protein MTISRAFLRDGALLMLAYGLASILVIKVFGTNDVMRFPWLLLGPAVFLTMRHGYGVITLAVIGVVLGRWLQDASASMFVDGGRYGLVLFMGAWIYRRTGGAALTFSNVADYLRLYGVGLLMGLSVAAISTLQVQVGFLEAASQDAVHRTAGAAFGFIITMLPLLAAREWPNIERTKQGLWEGPLIIGLSLLFGQVIFLDWLHGTVGQVARGYWMFLFVTLAALRLGPIGTTITITVAAAQAFIGAIYGLGFFSDDISRTHLSNYYFYIISLSSDGALVAVLFMKGQQDRKALETRSTELEALNADLKRTNTDLEQFAYVASHDLREPLRMVSSYMSLLDRRYGSSLNAEAHEFLDFAEDGAKRMDALVQDLLSFSRIGRVADPLQPNSIADLVAQAVHVLHTSIEEAEADVRICSDLPVIVCSKDEITRVFQNLIGNAIKFRAEGRKPVVEITCQRQGEFWQFSVSDNGIGIGSDYFDRIFLIFQRLHTREKFDGTGIGLSVCKKVAEQHGGRIWLRSTVGEGSSFFFTLPIQCA, encoded by the coding sequence GTGACCATCAGCAGAGCATTCTTGCGTGATGGCGCGCTCTTGATGCTGGCCTATGGATTGGCGTCCATATTGGTCATCAAAGTCTTCGGCACCAATGATGTAATGCGCTTTCCGTGGCTGCTGCTCGGTCCAGCGGTCTTTCTGACCATGCGTCACGGATATGGCGTAATTACCTTGGCAGTCATTGGGGTGGTCCTTGGACGCTGGCTACAAGACGCAAGCGCTTCCATGTTCGTAGATGGAGGGCGCTACGGCTTGGTACTCTTCATGGGCGCTTGGATTTACAGGCGCACGGGTGGTGCGGCACTGACCTTCAGCAATGTCGCAGATTACCTTCGGCTTTATGGGGTCGGCTTGCTCATGGGGCTCTCCGTGGCCGCCATCAGCACCCTTCAGGTGCAAGTTGGATTTTTGGAAGCCGCTTCTCAAGATGCTGTCCATCGGACGGCTGGAGCCGCCTTCGGGTTCATTATCACAATGCTGCCCCTGCTCGCCGCGCGAGAATGGCCCAATATTGAAAGGACAAAGCAAGGCTTGTGGGAAGGCCCACTGATCATTGGCCTATCATTGTTATTTGGGCAGGTAATTTTTCTCGATTGGCTTCATGGGACAGTCGGTCAGGTTGCTCGCGGATATTGGATGTTTCTGTTTGTGACCTTGGCAGCCCTGCGTTTGGGCCCAATTGGCACGACGATCACCATAACCGTAGCAGCGGCACAGGCATTCATTGGGGCGATATATGGCCTCGGCTTTTTTTCTGACGATATCTCCAGGACGCATCTATCAAATTACTACTTCTACATAATAAGTCTTTCATCTGATGGCGCATTGGTGGCTGTGTTGTTCATGAAAGGACAGCAGGACCGAAAGGCATTGGAAACCAGAAGCACTGAGTTGGAAGCTTTAAACGCGGACTTGAAGCGCACAAACACAGATCTCGAGCAATTTGCCTATGTCGCGTCCCATGACCTCCGCGAACCTTTGCGCATGGTGAGCAGTTACATGTCACTGCTGGATCGTCGCTATGGCAGCTCGCTCAATGCCGAAGCTCATGAGTTTCTGGATTTCGCCGAAGATGGGGCCAAGCGCATGGACGCCTTGGTTCAGGACTTGCTTAGCTTCTCGCGGATCGGTCGCGTTGCCGATCCATTGCAGCCAAATTCCATTGCTGACCTTGTTGCCCAGGCTGTTCATGTTCTCCATACCTCCATTGAAGAGGCGGAGGCGGATGTCAGAATATGTTCCGACCTACCTGTCATCGTCTGCTCAAAAGACGAGATTACACGGGTGTTCCAGAATTTGATTGGAAATGCGATCAAGTTCCGCGCCGAGGGGCGGAAGCCAGTTGTAGAAATTACCTGCCAGCGACAGGGCGAGTTTTGGCAATTCTCAGTGTCTGATAATGGAATTGGCATTGGTTCGGACTATTTTGACCGTATCTTCCTGATTTTTCAGCGGCTGCACACACGCGAAAAATTTGACGGAACAGGCATTGGCTTGTCTGTATGTAAGAAGGTCGCTGAGCAGCATGGTGGTCGTATCTGGCTGCGATCAACGGTCGGTGAAGGAAGCAGCTTTTTCTTTACCTTGCCGATCCAATGCGCGTGA